The genomic DNA AAGGTGTAAATTGGTCAAGAGACATATAAACTATTTTAAAGTCGAATAATGAACGAAGATAAAAAGTCTTATCGCAGTATAATGAAAGCTACCTCTCTATTTGGTGGAGTTCAGTTTTTTAATATAATTATTGCAATAATTCGTTCTAAAATAATAGCTATTTTATTAGGACCTGGAGGAATGGGTATTGCAGGCCTACTAAGCTCTTCTTTAGGTTTAATATCTTCTTTAACCAATTTTGGATTAGGAACGAGTGCTGTTCGTGATATTGCAGCAGCCTACGAAACGGGTAATCAAAACCGAATTAGTAAAGTATCTAGTATTTTTAGGCGTTTAGTTTGGCTAACAGGACTTTTGGGAGCTATATTAACATTGATTTTTGCTCAGACATTAAGTAATTTAACCTTTGGAAACACCGAATATACAATGGCTTTTATGTGGCTATCTTGTACTCTGCTGCTTAATCAATTAACAAGTGGACAAGGAGTATTGCTTCAAGGGACCCGAAAGTTAAAATATTTAGCTAAAGCCAATATGGTTGGTTCTCTTATTGGATTGTTGATAACTGTCCCACTATACTATTATTATGGAATTGATGGTATAGTTCCTGCAATGATTATGGCTTCAATATCTTCATTGATAATAACTTGGTATTTTTCAAGAAAAATCGATATTAAAAAAATTGCAGTAACTCGAGAAGAAACAATTTTAGAAGGTAAAGGAATGCTAAAAATGGGCTTCATGTTAAGTTTAAGTGGGTTAATAACTATGGCTGCTTCTTATATAGTCCGTGTTTTTATTAGTAATACCGGAGGAATTGATGATGTAGGTTTATATAATGCAGGTTTTACAATCATAGGCACATATGTTGGCTTGATTTTTTCTGCCATGGCTACAGATTATTATCCTAAGCTTTCAGGGGTTGCTAACGATAACCAGAAAGCGACCTTATTAATTAATCAACAAGCCGAAATAGGTATCTTAATTTTGGCTCCAATTTTAACCGTTTTTCTAATATTTATAAATTGGGTAATTGTTATTTTATACTCAACAAAATT from Flavivirga abyssicola includes the following:
- a CDS encoding O-antigen translocase, with protein sequence MNEDKKSYRSIMKATSLFGGVQFFNIIIAIIRSKIIAILLGPGGMGIAGLLSSSLGLISSLTNFGLGTSAVRDIAAAYETGNQNRISKVSSIFRRLVWLTGLLGAILTLIFAQTLSNLTFGNTEYTMAFMWLSCTLLLNQLTSGQGVLLQGTRKLKYLAKANMVGSLIGLLITVPLYYYYGIDGIVPAMIMASISSLIITWYFSRKIDIKKIAVTREETILEGKGMLKMGFMLSLSGLITMAASYIVRVFISNTGGIDDVGLYNAGFTIIGTYVGLIFSAMATDYYPKLSGVANDNQKATLLINQQAEIGILILAPILTVFLIFINWVIVILYSTKFVEVSDMVHWSALGMYFKVASWSIGFILLAKGASTVFFWSELLANIYIVLFNLIGYNYLGLDGLGISFLVSYICSLIQIYFIANYKYKFTFNLVFYKIFSFQLILGIISFLIIKLTPTPWAYIIGLPFIFVSCWYSFKELDNRLNLKEIISKFRKK